In a genomic window of Flavobacterium lipolyticum:
- the secG gene encoding preprotein translocase subunit SecG: MSTFSIFLVLITIVCFLLIVVIMVQNPKGGGLSSTISGTQMLGGVQKTTDFLDKSTWTLATILIALILLSSLSFTGSLSDSDSKIIEKTEAPAATPATPAQQTPAPATPAAK, translated from the coding sequence ATGAGTACATTTTCAATTTTCTTAGTTTTAATCACAATAGTTTGTTTTCTATTGATCGTAGTAATCATGGTTCAAAACCCTAAAGGAGGCGGATTGTCTTCTACAATTAGCGGAACTCAAATGTTAGGTGGAGTACAAAAAACAACTGACTTTTTAGACAAAAGTACTTGGACATTGGCTACTATTTTAATTGCTTTAATTTTACTTTCCAGCTTAAGCTTTACAGGATCATTAAGCGACAGTGACTCTAAAATCATTGAAAAAACTGAAGCGCCTGCTGCTACACCAGCTACTCCTGCTCAACAAACACCTGCTCCGGCAACGCCTGCAGCTAAATAA
- a CDS encoding four helix bundle protein, with translation MRDFKKYDIWQLSHSFTLEIYKITSTFPKEEIYGLTSQIRRASSSIPTNISEGCGRNSDKEFNQFLNIALGSANETEYLLILIKDLQYLNNEVAENLIEKINNIKSKIYKLKQVLIKP, from the coding sequence ATGAGAGATTTTAAAAAATATGACATTTGGCAGCTAAGCCATTCTTTCACCTTAGAGATTTATAAAATCACTTCTACTTTTCCAAAAGAAGAAATTTATGGATTAACAAGTCAAATAAGAAGAGCCTCTTCATCAATTCCAACTAATATTAGTGAAGGATGTGGAAGAAATAGCGACAAAGAGTTCAATCAATTTCTCAACATAGCTTTGGGTTCTGCAAATGAAACCGAATATCTTTTGATTTTAATTAAAGACCTGCAATATCTGAACAATGAAGTTGCAGAAAATCTAATCGAGAAAATCAATAATATAAAAAGTAAAATTTACAAGTTAAAGCAAGTACTAATTAAGCCGTAG
- a CDS encoding LptE family protein, which translates to MKKIYSLLALMSLFLLSGCSVYNFTGTGNIDAKTFQVNFFQNNADLIEPGIDRTFTLTLQDLIQNQTNLNLVSNSGDLVYEGEIVDYRTTPMTATADQGAFQNRLSIRVHVRFTNKKKEKDDFEKTFEFYYDFPGQGLPTGATLNTAIQVIFERITQDIFNESLAKW; encoded by the coding sequence ATGAAAAAAATATATTCTTTATTAGCCTTAATGAGCTTGTTCCTATTAAGCGGTTGTTCTGTTTACAACTTTACAGGAACAGGAAACATCGATGCCAAAACTTTTCAGGTTAACTTTTTTCAAAATAATGCTGATTTAATTGAACCCGGAATTGACCGAACTTTTACATTGACCTTACAAGACTTAATTCAAAATCAAACCAATTTAAACCTGGTAAGTAATAGTGGTGATTTAGTTTACGAAGGAGAAATTGTAGATTACAGAACTACCCCAATGACGGCAACAGCCGATCAGGGAGCTTTTCAAAACCGTTTGAGTATTCGTGTACATGTGAGGTTTACCAATAAAAAGAAGGAAAAAGATGATTTCGAAAAAACATTTGAATTTTACTATGATTTCCCAGGACAGGGGCTACCTACCGGAGCTACTCTAAATACAGCTATTCAGGTTATTTTTGAAAGAATCACACAAGATATTTTTAACGAGTCACTAGCAAAATGGTAA
- a CDS encoding GxxExxY protein encodes MELYRKEEYFKIVGICMEIHRILGGGLLEIVYKDALEYEFRKHNIPFEREKEYNIQYKDIILAHKFYADFVVYDEIILEIKASKEIVDEHIAQTINYLRLADSDLGIIVNFSKKSLQHKRVIH; translated from the coding sequence ATGGAATTATATCGAAAAGAAGAATATTTTAAAATTGTGGGCATCTGTATGGAAATCCATAGAATCCTTGGTGGTGGACTTCTTGAAATAGTATATAAAGATGCTTTAGAATATGAATTTAGAAAACATAATATTCCGTTTGAACGAGAAAAGGAATATAACATTCAATATAAAGACATTATTTTAGCCCATAAATTCTATGCTGATTTTGTAGTTTATGATGAAATCATTTTAGAAATAAAGGCATCAAAAGAAATTGTTGATGAACATATTGCTCAAACAATTAATTATTTGAGACTAGCGGATAGTGATTTAGGAATCATCGTTAACTTTAGTAAAAAGTCTTTACAACATAAAAGAGTTATTCATTAA
- the miaB gene encoding tRNA (N6-isopentenyl adenosine(37)-C2)-methylthiotransferase MiaB, whose protein sequence is MEKIIEESKQGESLVLENKPENTKKLFIESYGCAMNFSDSEIVASILSENGFNTTQTLEDADLVLVNTCSIRDKAEQTIRKRLEKYNAVKRINPKMKVGVLGCMAERLKSQFLEEEKIVDLVVGPDAYKDLPNLLAEVEEGRDAINVILSKEETYGDISPVRLMSNGITALVSITRGCDNMCTFCVVPFTRGRERSREPQSIMNEIQDLWSKGFKEITLLGQNVDSYLWYGGGLKKDFVNASEMQKATAVDFDQLLEMVAVGFPKMRIRFSTSNPQDMHESVLHVIAKHPNICKHIHLPVQSGSNRILKEMNRLHTREEYMTLIDKIRAIIPNASISQDMIAGFPTETEQDHQDTMSLMEYVKYNFGYMYSYSERPGTLAGRKMEDDVAEETKARRLQEIVDLQQKHAWFRSEEFVGQVVEVLVEKVSKKSKEEFSGRNSQSITVVFPKEDYKIGDFVNVKIESCTSGTLKGKAVGYSEMN, encoded by the coding sequence ATGGAAAAGATTATTGAGGAAAGTAAACAAGGCGAAAGTCTCGTTTTGGAAAACAAACCTGAGAATACTAAAAAGCTTTTTATTGAAAGTTACGGTTGTGCGATGAATTTTTCGGACAGTGAAATTGTAGCTTCCATTTTATCTGAAAACGGATTTAACACCACACAAACTCTTGAAGACGCCGATTTGGTTCTGGTAAACACCTGCTCGATTCGAGACAAGGCAGAACAGACTATTCGCAAACGTCTGGAAAAATATAATGCTGTAAAGCGTATCAATCCGAAAATGAAAGTGGGCGTTCTGGGCTGTATGGCCGAACGTTTGAAAAGTCAATTTTTAGAGGAAGAGAAAATAGTCGATCTTGTCGTTGGACCTGATGCTTACAAAGATCTGCCGAATTTATTAGCGGAAGTTGAAGAGGGACGTGACGCCATCAATGTAATTTTATCCAAAGAAGAAACGTACGGAGATATCTCACCTGTTCGTTTGATGAGTAACGGTATTACTGCTCTGGTTTCGATTACCCGAGGCTGTGATAACATGTGTACCTTTTGCGTTGTACCTTTTACACGCGGACGTGAACGCAGCCGTGAACCACAAAGCATCATGAATGAAATTCAGGATCTATGGAGCAAAGGCTTTAAAGAAATTACTCTTTTAGGGCAAAATGTAGACAGTTATCTTTGGTATGGCGGCGGATTAAAGAAGGATTTTGTAAATGCTTCTGAAATGCAAAAAGCAACAGCCGTTGATTTCGATCAGTTGCTGGAAATGGTTGCCGTTGGGTTTCCAAAAATGCGCATTCGTTTTTCGACTTCAAATCCACAGGATATGCATGAGAGTGTACTGCACGTTATTGCCAAACATCCTAATATCTGCAAACACATTCACTTACCGGTTCAGTCGGGAAGTAACAGAATTTTAAAAGAAATGAATCGTCTGCACACTCGTGAAGAATACATGACTTTGATTGATAAAATCAGAGCAATCATTCCGAATGCGTCGATTTCACAAGATATGATTGCCGGTTTTCCAACAGAAACCGAACAAGATCACCAGGACACTATGAGCTTAATGGAATATGTGAAATATAATTTCGGTTATATGTATTCGTACTCTGAGCGTCCCGGAACTTTGGCAGGAAGAAAAATGGAAGATGATGTTGCTGAAGAAACCAAAGCCAGAAGATTACAGGAAATCGTTGACCTACAGCAAAAACATGCCTGGTTTAGAAGCGAAGAATTTGTTGGACAGGTTGTAGAAGTTCTGGTAGAGAAAGTTTCAAAAAAATCAAAAGAAGAATTCTCAGGAAGAAATTCGCAAAGCATAACGGTAGTTTTCCCAAAAGAAGATTATAAAATTGGAGACTTTGTAAATGTAAAAATCGAAAGCTGTACCTCAGGTACCTTAAAAGGAAAAGCTGTTGGATATTCCGAAATGAATTAA
- the groL gene encoding chaperonin GroEL (60 kDa chaperone family; promotes refolding of misfolded polypeptides especially under stressful conditions; forms two stacked rings of heptamers to form a barrel-shaped 14mer; ends can be capped by GroES; misfolded proteins enter the barrel where they are refolded when GroES binds) yields the protein MAKDIKFDIEARDGLKRGVDALANAVKVTLGPKGRNVIIGKSFGGPTVTKDGVSVAKEIELKDPLENMGAQMVKEVASKTNDLAGDGTTTATVLAQAIVKEGLKNVAAGANPMDLKRGIDKAVEAIVADLAKQAKVVGSDSDKIKQIASISANNDEVIGELIATAFAKVGKEGVITVEEAKGTDTFVDVVEGMQFDRGYLSPYFVTNPEKMEVELDSPYILLYDKKVSSLKELLPVLEPVAQSGKPLLIIAEDVDGEALSTLVVNKLRGALKIAAVKAPGFGDRRKAMLEDIAILTGGTVISEERGYTLENTTIEMLGTAKRVSIDKDNTTIVSGAGEADIIKNRVNQIKGQMEATTSDYDKEKLQERLAKLAGGVAVLYVGAASEVEMKEKKDRVDDALHATRAAVEEGIVAGGGVALLRAKAALADLKADNADEATGIQIVSRAVESPLRTIVENAGLEGSVVVAKVGEGSGDFGYNAKTDEYVDMLKAGIIDPKKVTRVALENAASVSGMILTTECALIDIKEENAGGMPMGGGMPGMM from the coding sequence ATGGCAAAAGATATAAAATTTGATATTGAAGCACGTGACGGATTAAAACGTGGTGTTGATGCATTGGCAAATGCTGTAAAAGTAACTCTTGGACCAAAAGGTCGTAATGTAATTATCGGAAAATCATTTGGTGGACCAACGGTTACTAAAGATGGTGTTTCGGTTGCAAAAGAAATCGAATTAAAAGACCCATTAGAAAATATGGGCGCGCAAATGGTTAAAGAAGTAGCTTCTAAAACTAATGATTTAGCGGGTGACGGAACTACAACTGCTACAGTTTTAGCTCAGGCAATCGTAAAAGAAGGTCTTAAAAACGTTGCTGCAGGAGCAAATCCAATGGATTTGAAACGTGGTATCGACAAAGCCGTTGAAGCAATCGTTGCTGACCTTGCGAAACAAGCAAAAGTAGTTGGAAGTGATTCTGATAAAATCAAACAAATTGCTTCTATCTCTGCAAACAATGACGAAGTGATTGGAGAATTAATCGCTACTGCATTTGCAAAAGTAGGTAAAGAAGGGGTTATTACTGTTGAAGAAGCTAAAGGAACTGATACGTTTGTAGATGTTGTTGAAGGTATGCAGTTTGACAGAGGATATCTTTCTCCTTACTTCGTAACAAATCCTGAGAAAATGGAAGTTGAATTAGACTCTCCATACATCTTATTATACGACAAAAAAGTATCTTCTTTAAAAGAATTACTACCTGTTTTAGAGCCAGTTGCTCAATCTGGAAAGCCATTATTGATCATCGCTGAAGATGTTGACGGAGAAGCTTTATCAACTCTTGTAGTGAATAAATTACGTGGAGCATTAAAAATCGCTGCTGTTAAAGCACCTGGTTTTGGAGACAGAAGAAAAGCAATGTTAGAAGACATCGCAATCTTAACTGGTGGAACTGTAATTTCTGAAGAAAGAGGTTATACACTAGAAAATACAACTATCGAAATGTTAGGAACGGCAAAAAGAGTTTCTATCGACAAAGACAACACAACTATTGTAAGTGGTGCTGGTGAAGCTGATATCATCAAAAACAGAGTAAACCAAATTAAAGGTCAAATGGAGGCTACAACCTCTGATTATGATAAAGAAAAATTGCAAGAGCGTTTGGCTAAATTAGCTGGTGGTGTTGCTGTTCTTTATGTTGGTGCTGCTTCTGAAGTTGAAATGAAAGAGAAAAAAGACAGAGTTGACGATGCTTTACACGCAACACGTGCTGCTGTTGAAGAAGGAATCGTTGCAGGTGGTGGTGTTGCTTTATTAAGAGCTAAAGCTGCTTTGGCTGACCTTAAAGCGGATAATGCTGACGAAGCAACCGGAATTCAAATTGTATCTCGTGCTGTTGAATCTCCATTAAGAACTATTGTTGAAAATGCAGGTCTTGAAGGTTCTGTAGTAGTAGCAAAAGTGGGTGAAGGTTCTGGAGACTTTGGTTACAATGCTAAAACTGATGAATACGTAGACATGCTTAAAGCTGGTATTATCGATCCTAAAAAAGTAACTCGTGTAGCGTTAGAAAATGCTGCTTCGGTTTCAGGAATGATCTTAACTACTGAGTGTGCGTTAATCGATATTAAAGAAGAAAACGCTGGCGGTATGCCAATGGGTGGCGGTATGCCAGGAATGATGTAA
- a CDS encoding co-chaperone GroES, which translates to MALNIKPLSDRVLIEPVAAETKTASGIFIPDTAKEKPQKGTVVAVGNGSKDHTMTVKVGDTVLYGKYAGTELKLEGTDYLIMREDDILAII; encoded by the coding sequence ATGGCTTTAAACATAAAACCGCTTTCAGACCGCGTACTTATTGAGCCTGTTGCAGCTGAAACTAAAACTGCATCAGGAATCTTTATTCCAGATACTGCCAAAGAGAAACCACAAAAAGGAACTGTAGTTGCAGTAGGAAACGGATCTAAAGATCACACTATGACTGTAAAAGTGGGCGACACTGTTCTATACGGTAAATATGCAGGAACAGAATTAAAACTGGAAGGGACTGATTATTTGATCATGCGTGAAGATGATATCCTTGCGATTATCTAA
- the topA gene encoding type I DNA topoisomerase, with the protein MAKNLVIVESPAKAKTIEKFLGSDFQVESSYGHIADLPSKEIGVDVENGFKPKYEVSSDKKALVSKLKTLSKNADMVWLASDEDREGEAISWHLAEELKLDTKKTKRIVFHEITKTAILKAIDNPREIDYNLVNAQQARRVLDRLVGYELSPVLWRKIKGGLSAGRVQSVSVRLIVEREREIQNFNAVATYSIVAEFVNEAGKAFKAKLPKNFNTKKEAEDFLTKNIGSQYQVADLETKPTKKSPTAPFTTSTLQQEAARKLYLPVGITMQLAQRLYEAGLITYMRTDSVNLSAEAMSAAEAEIIKSYGKEFSKPRTFANKNKGAQEAHEAIRPTDMSRHTVNIDRDQARLYDLIWKRTLASQMSDAQLERTNVKIEANNHDEIFTASGEVLLFEGFLKVYLEGHDDDEEEQEGMLPALKVNEKLANNYITATERYSRPPARYTEASLVKKLEELGIGRPSTYAPTISTIINRNYVEKGTLEGQERNYTQLTLQNSKVGEKLLKENTGSDKGKLVPTDIGTIVTDFLVKNFGNILDYNFTAKVEQDFDEIAEGNIDWATMMQEFYNKFHPNVKEVEANAERESGERILGKDADGRQVSVRLGKFGPMAQIGEADDEDKKFASLMADQNIGSITLEDALNLFLLPKSLGEYKGEEVEVSNGRYGPYVRHGSVFISLPRGEDPLSVSKERAQELIDEKALADAPIATYKGEPVQKGVGRFGPFIKWNGLFVNVSKKYNFDNLSQADVEELIEDKLQKNIDKVLHNWEEEGILVEKARWGRSVITKGKIKIELSKEVDATKLTLEEVQEMIAKKTPTKKTPAKKATTAKKATTAKKAPAKKPAAKKK; encoded by the coding sequence ATGGCAAAGAATTTAGTAATAGTGGAGTCCCCTGCAAAGGCGAAAACGATAGAGAAATTTTTAGGAAGTGATTTTCAGGTAGAGTCAAGTTACGGTCACATAGCGGACTTACCATCAAAGGAAATAGGAGTGGATGTTGAGAATGGTTTTAAACCTAAATATGAAGTCTCTTCGGATAAAAAAGCCCTGGTAAGCAAGCTGAAAACACTATCTAAGAATGCCGATATGGTTTGGTTAGCGAGCGATGAGGACCGCGAGGGGGAAGCTATTTCTTGGCACCTGGCGGAAGAATTGAAACTGGATACTAAAAAAACCAAAAGAATTGTTTTTCACGAAATTACAAAGACTGCGATTCTTAAAGCAATCGACAATCCAAGAGAAATAGATTATAATCTGGTAAACGCACAACAGGCACGTCGTGTTTTGGATCGTTTAGTTGGTTATGAGTTGTCTCCGGTATTGTGGAGAAAAATTAAAGGAGGTTTGTCTGCCGGTCGTGTACAATCCGTTTCTGTTCGTTTGATCGTAGAACGTGAACGTGAAATTCAGAACTTTAATGCGGTAGCAACTTACTCCATTGTTGCAGAATTTGTAAATGAGGCAGGTAAAGCTTTTAAAGCGAAATTGCCAAAGAACTTTAATACTAAAAAAGAAGCCGAAGATTTTTTAACTAAAAATATCGGATCTCAATATCAGGTAGCCGATTTAGAAACGAAGCCTACCAAAAAATCACCAACTGCACCTTTTACGACTTCGACCCTGCAACAGGAGGCGGCGAGAAAATTGTATTTGCCGGTTGGAATCACCATGCAGTTAGCACAACGTTTGTACGAGGCCGGATTGATTACCTATATGAGAACAGATAGCGTGAATCTTTCTGCTGAGGCTATGAGTGCTGCTGAGGCTGAAATTATAAAATCATACGGGAAAGAGTTTTCTAAACCGAGAACTTTTGCCAATAAAAATAAAGGAGCTCAGGAAGCACACGAGGCAATCCGTCCTACCGATATGTCTCGTCATACGGTGAATATCGACCGCGATCAGGCTCGTTTGTATGATTTGATCTGGAAAAGAACATTGGCCTCACAAATGAGTGATGCGCAATTGGAAAGAACCAATGTAAAAATCGAAGCAAACAATCATGATGAGATTTTTACAGCTTCAGGAGAAGTTTTACTTTTTGAAGGATTCTTAAAAGTATACTTAGAAGGACATGATGATGATGAGGAAGAGCAAGAGGGAATGTTACCGGCTTTGAAAGTAAACGAAAAATTAGCAAACAATTATATTACAGCAACCGAAAGGTATTCAAGACCTCCGGCGCGTTATACAGAGGCTTCTCTGGTGAAGAAATTAGAAGAATTAGGAATCGGGCGTCCGTCTACCTATGCGCCAACAATTTCTACCATTATCAACAGAAACTATGTTGAAAAGGGAACTCTGGAAGGACAGGAACGTAATTATACGCAACTGACCTTGCAAAATAGTAAAGTGGGAGAGAAGCTGTTAAAAGAAAATACAGGTTCCGATAAAGGGAAACTGGTTCCAACAGATATCGGAACAATTGTTACTGATTTCTTAGTGAAGAACTTTGGGAATATTCTGGACTATAACTTTACGGCAAAAGTAGAACAGGATTTTGATGAAATTGCCGAAGGAAATATTGACTGGGCAACCATGATGCAGGAGTTCTACAATAAATTCCATCCAAATGTAAAAGAAGTTGAGGCGAATGCTGAGCGTGAAAGCGGAGAGAGAATTTTAGGAAAAGATGCTGACGGAAGACAAGTTTCAGTTCGTTTAGGAAAATTTGGCCCAATGGCTCAGATTGGAGAAGCGGACGACGAAGATAAAAAATTCGCCAGTTTAATGGCCGATCAAAATATCGGAAGTATTACACTGGAAGATGCTTTGAATTTGTTTTTACTTCCTAAAAGTTTAGGTGAATACAAAGGAGAAGAAGTGGAAGTGAGTAACGGTCGTTACGGTCCATACGTACGTCATGGAAGTGTTTTTATTTCGTTGCCAAGAGGAGAAGATCCTTTAAGTGTATCAAAAGAAAGAGCACAGGAACTGATCGATGAAAAAGCACTTGCAGATGCACCAATTGCAACGTATAAAGGCGAACCGGTTCAAAAAGGAGTGGGACGTTTTGGTCCGTTTATTAAATGGAATGGTCTTTTTGTGAACGTAAGCAAGAAGTATAATTTTGATAATTTATCGCAGGCAGATGTTGAGGAATTAATTGAAGATAAATTACAGAAGAATATTGATAAAGTGCTTCACAACTGGGAAGAAGAAGGAATTTTGGTTGAAAAGGCGCGTTGGGGTCGCTCTGTAATCACAAAAGGAAAAATCAAAATTGAACTGAGTAAAGAGGTTGATGCTACGAAATTAACATTGGAAGAAGTTCAGGAAATGATTGCCAAAAAAACACCGACTAAAAAAACACCGGCTAAAAAAGCGACAACCGCAAAGAAAGCTACAACTGCAAAAAAAGCACCTGCTAAAAAACCAGCTGCAAAAAAGAAATAA
- a CDS encoding ectonucleotide pyrophosphatase/phosphodiesterase, translating into MKKHFTALLSLLFFSISFILHAQTNKDTYVVLVSMDGFRWDYAKHFKLQNLAQIAKEGVHAKSMRPSYPSKTFPNHYAIVTGLYPDHHGIINNVFYDAALNESFSLSSNAKNDSRFYGGNPIWNVAEQQGVKAASFFWPGSDTDQKRPGIYKEYNNKIPYETRIDTVIKWLQLPEKQRPHFITLYFDEPDHTGHSFGPLSPENEKAIRRMDTLMGRLSSKLNQLSIGRQINLIIVSDHGMANISDDKKVAVLDYLKPEWLGYNAVINPIMSLQAKPGFQDSIANALKKVPHIKFWKSQEVPKRLHFGTNPRVHDFVIEAKKGYSLVKEKSVHVSGGTHGYDNKEKDMQAIFYAKGPAFKINKTVGSFQNVSVYPLIAHILGLQIDEVDGKFSEVSNMLK; encoded by the coding sequence ATGAAAAAGCATTTTACCGCTCTCCTATCCTTACTTTTCTTTTCGATTTCTTTTATATTACATGCTCAGACCAATAAAGATACTTATGTGGTTTTAGTTTCTATGGATGGATTTCGTTGGGATTATGCTAAACATTTCAAACTTCAAAATCTCGCCCAAATAGCAAAAGAAGGTGTCCATGCCAAATCAATGCGACCTTCTTATCCCAGTAAAACCTTTCCCAACCATTATGCCATCGTTACCGGACTCTACCCCGATCATCATGGAATCATTAATAATGTTTTTTACGATGCGGCATTAAACGAATCCTTTTCATTGTCTTCAAATGCCAAAAATGATTCCCGTTTTTATGGCGGAAATCCGATTTGGAACGTTGCTGAACAACAGGGAGTAAAAGCCGCTTCTTTTTTCTGGCCGGGATCAGATACAGATCAAAAAAGACCTGGTATTTATAAAGAGTACAACAACAAAATTCCTTATGAAACCCGCATTGATACCGTAATCAAATGGCTTCAGCTTCCCGAAAAACAACGCCCGCATTTTATCACACTTTATTTTGATGAACCCGACCATACCGGTCATTCATTTGGTCCACTTTCTCCTGAAAACGAAAAAGCAATCCGAAGAATGGATACTCTTATGGGGCGACTATCTTCTAAACTGAATCAATTATCCATTGGGAGACAGATCAATTTAATTATCGTTTCAGATCATGGAATGGCCAACATTAGCGATGATAAAAAAGTAGCCGTTCTGGATTACCTAAAACCCGAATGGCTTGGTTATAATGCTGTAATTAATCCCATCATGAGTCTTCAGGCAAAACCCGGCTTTCAGGATTCGATCGCAAATGCTTTAAAGAAAGTACCACATATTAAATTCTGGAAATCCCAAGAGGTTCCTAAAAGATTACACTTCGGAACTAATCCGAGAGTTCATGATTTTGTCATTGAAGCCAAAAAAGGATACAGTTTAGTAAAAGAAAAATCGGTACATGTAAGCGGAGGTACACACGGATACGACAACAAAGAAAAAGACATGCAGGCTATTTTTTATGCTAAAGGCCCCGCTTTTAAAATAAATAAAACGGTCGGATCGTTTCAGAATGTTTCGGTATACCCTTTAATTGCTCATATTCTCGGCTTGCAAATCGATGAAGTAGATGGAAAATTCTCCGAAGTTAGCAACATGCTTAAATAA
- a CDS encoding sigma-54 interaction domain-containing protein, producing the protein METVQAIKQRFEIIGNDPKLNRAIEKAIQVAPTDISVMVTGESGVGKENIPRIIHSLSHRKHGKYIAVNCGAIPEGTIDSELFGHEKGAFTGATSTREGYFEVADGGTIFLDEVGELPLTTQVRLLRVLENGEFIKVGSSQVQKTNVRIVAATNVNLFNAIEKGKFREDLYYRLTTVEITLPPLRERNDDIHLLFRKFVADFAHKYKMPPLKLDDDAVQLLQKFRWNGNIRQLRNVAEQISVLETNRDISSAILQSYLPTEGSSLPSVINDSKKESDFSTERDILYKVLFDMKSDLNDLKKLTLELMKNGTKVQDINPNLIQKIYGSQENESEIDFEEEPRTAVMTPTPREDNYQMQDDNYLFAETIEEEEVLRLEQKEIEMIKKSLEKNKGKRKAAADELGISERTLYRKIKQFDL; encoded by the coding sequence ATGGAAACAGTTCAAGCAATAAAACAACGATTTGAGATTATTGGTAATGACCCAAAATTAAATCGTGCCATTGAAAAAGCCATTCAGGTTGCTCCAACAGATATTTCGGTTATGGTAACTGGGGAAAGTGGTGTTGGTAAAGAAAATATTCCACGAATCATCCATTCGCTTTCACACAGAAAACATGGGAAATATATTGCAGTAAACTGCGGAGCCATTCCGGAAGGAACCATTGACAGTGAACTTTTCGGACACGAAAAAGGAGCCTTTACAGGAGCAACAAGCACTCGTGAAGGGTATTTTGAAGTAGCTGACGGAGGAACCATTTTTCTGGATGAAGTTGGAGAATTACCTTTAACTACTCAGGTTCGTTTGCTTCGTGTACTTGAAAATGGTGAGTTTATTAAAGTAGGTTCGTCGCAAGTTCAGAAAACAAATGTGAGAATTGTAGCCGCTACAAACGTGAACCTGTTCAATGCAATCGAAAAAGGAAAATTCCGTGAAGATTTATATTATCGTTTAACGACTGTCGAAATTACTTTACCGCCATTACGTGAAAGAAACGACGACATTCATTTGTTGTTCCGAAAATTCGTAGCCGACTTTGCGCACAAATACAAAATGCCTCCCTTAAAATTAGACGATGATGCGGTACAGCTTCTTCAGAAATTCAGATGGAACGGAAACATTCGTCAATTGCGAAATGTGGCCGAACAGATCTCGGTTCTGGAAACCAATCGCGATATTTCATCCGCTATTTTACAATCGTATTTACCTACTGAAGGAAGCAGTCTGCCTTCTGTTATTAACGATAGCAAAAAAGAAAGTGATTTCAGCACCGAAAGAGACATCTTATACAAAGTGCTTTTTGATATGAAAAGTGATCTGAACGATTTGAAAAAACTCACTTTAGAACTGATGAAGAATGGCACAAAAGTGCAGGACATCAATCCGAATTTAATTCAGAAAATATATGGTTCTCAGGAAAATGAAAGCGAAATAGACTTTGAAGAAGAACCAAGGACCGCCGTAATGACACCTACTCCACGCGAGGACAATTATCAGATGCAGGACGACAATTATCTGTTTGCAGAAACCATTGAAGAAGAAGAGGTTCTGCGCTTAGAACAGAAAGAAATCGAGATGATCAAAAAGTCACTAGAAAAAAACAAAGGAAAACGAAAAGCTGCTGCAGACGAATTAGGCATTTCCGAAAGAACTTTATATAGAAAAATTAAACAATTCGATTTATAA